ACTAAGCAATTCCAAAATAATGTTAAAAATAAAGATACCTCTTGCTTTTCCAGTTATTATGGCTGGTCTTAGAACTGCTACGGTAATGGGAATTGGTATTGGAGCTATAGCAGCATATATAGGAGCAGGCGGATTAGGCGAATATATATTCCAAGGTATAAACAGAGGAAATGACAGAATGATAATAATTGGAGCTATCATGGTATCTTTAATTACTATATTAGTAGATAAAAGTTTAGGTTTAATTCAAAAGAAATATGAACTGTAAGAGGTGATATGGATGATAAGGTTTGAAAATGTTGTAAAAAAATATAATGAGCTTGATAAGATGGCTGTAGATAACTTGAATTTGCATATCAAAAAAGGTGAAATCTGCATGTTGTTAGGACCTTCTGGATGCGGAAAAACTACTACTATGAAAATGATAAACAAACTCATAAAATCTACATCGGGAAATATATATATAGATGATAAGAATATAGATAAGGTAGATCCAATAAAGCTAAGGTTATCTATTGGATATGTAATTCAAGGAACAGGCTTATTTCCTCACATGACTATAGGTGAAAATATAGCGATGGTTCCAAAAGAACTTGGCTGGGATAAAGCTAGGATTGATGCAAGGATTGACGAATTACTAGAGCTTATGGAGCTAGACCCTAAAGTTTATAAAGACAAGAGGCCAAAAGATTTAAGTGGAGGCCAAAGGCAAAGAGTAGGAGTTGCAAGAGCTCTTGCGGCAGACCCTCCAGTTATGCTTATGGATGAGCCTTTTGGAGCATTAGATCCGATTACTAGAGGAAAATTACAAGATGAATTTCTTAGAGTTCAGGAAAAATTAGGAAAAACTATTGTATTTGTTACTCATGATATTGATGAGGCTATAAAAATGGGAGATAAGATAGCGATAATGAAAGAGGGGAAGTTAGTGCAGTATGCTTCACCAGCTGAAATATTATCTCAGCCAGCAGACGATTTTGTAGCTGAACTTATTGGTGGCAATGGAGCAATAAAGATGATGAATCTAATAAAATGTAAAGACGTATTGAGAAAACTTCCTAATATTGATATAGAATCTGAATCTATATTAGCTCTTAATTTAATGAAAGAGCAAGGGGTTAGAAATATCATTGTAAAAGACAAGAATCATAAGATCTTAGGTTATGTGAGATATAAAGATGCTTTTAAAAACCAAAATGCATCTCTAGCTGATATTTTAAACGAAATAGGCGAAACAGTAAGTCCAGGAACTACTTTGAAAGAAGCTCTTTCACTGATGTTTTCCATGGGAAGAAAGGCCATTTTTATATCAAAAGAAAAAGGAAGCATAGATGGAATAATAACTATGGATGACCTTTTGAAGGCGGTGAACGATGATGAGCAAGATGAAGATACGCTCAGCTGATATAAGGCAGTTTGCACTTATGACTATTATAGTAGTCATACTAGCAATGCTCAGCTACTACGTTGTGAACTATCCCCAAGATAAAATAGTGGAACGGTTTATAAGTTATGAAAGAATTCTTAGAGCTACTAAAGAGCATATATATATAGTTGCAATTTCAAGTGTATTGTCTATATTTACAGCAGTTCCATTAGGAATACTAATTACAAGGACTAATTTTAAAAAATTTGCAAACAAAGTCTTAGGAGTTGTAAATATAGGACAAACTATTCCTAGCTTAGCAATTGTAGCTTTGTTTGTAGGTGTGTTTGGTATAGGTGCCAAAACAGCAATACTTGCACTTTGGATTTATTCTTTACTTCCTATACTTAGAAATACTATGGTTGGGATTTTGAATTTAGATGAGTCTGTTCTCGAAGCTGCAAGAGGTATGGGGATGACTCAGTTTAGAATATTAAACAAAATCGAACTTCCTTTAGCTATGCCAATAATATTGGCAGGAATAAGAACGGCTATAACTATAAATATAGGGACAGCTGTATTAGCAGCCTTTGTAGGTGGAGGCGGTTTAGGAGACCTTATTATTTCTGGAAACAATATAAATAGGTGGCAAATAAGAGTTCTAGGAGCATCATTTCCTGCTTTACTAGCTATATTTGTAGATACTATGTTTGCATTTATTGAAGAAAAAACTGCAGTATAAAATTTAAAAGGAGTGATATTATGGTAAGAGTTAATATGTTTTCAAAAAGATTATCTATGTTATTTGGCTTAATTATGGTGGTTCTACTAATTTTATCTGGATGTACATCAGGAACAAATGAATCGCAAAATAAAATAAGAGTAGGTTCAAAAGATTTTACAGAGCAATTGATTTTAGGGCAAATTACATTATTAGCTTTAGAAGATGCTGGTTTTGAAGTAGAAGACAAAACAAATGTAGCAGGTTCAGAGCAGGTGAGAAGTGCACTTGAAAATGATGAAATAGATGTTTATTGGGAGTACACAGGTACTGGATGGTTGATGCATCTACAAAAAGACGAAGTAATAACAAATTCTCAAGAAGCCTACGAGAAAGTAAAAAGTGAAGATAAAGAAGCAAATGATATAGTATGGCTTGACTATGCTTCACTTAATAATACTTACACAATTATGATGAATAAAGATGATAGCGAAAAATTAAACATAAAGTCTATTAGTGATATGGCAAACTATGTAAATGAAAATCCTGGGCAACTATCTTTTGCAGCTGACCATGAATTTACAGCAAGACCAGATGGTCTTCCAGCTTTAGAAGACGAGTATGGTTTTGCATTTGATGGAGATAGTTTGAAGGTAATGGATATAGGTATAGTTTATAGAACTCTAAAAGATAGACAAGTTGACTCAGGTATGGGATTTGCAACTGATGGAAGAATAGCAGCTTTTGATTTTGTAAATTTAGAAGATGATATGGAATTTTTCCCTGTATACAACGCAGCTGCTACACTTAGAGCTGAAACTTTAGAAAAACATCCTGAATTAGCTGATGTGCTCAACAAAATAACAGAAAAACTCGACAATGAAACAATGATAAAAATGAACTATCAAGTTGATATTGAGGAAAAAGAGCCAAAAGAAGTTGCAAAAAATTGGTTAGAAGAAGAAGGTTTAATTAATAAGTAAAAAATAATTAAATAAAATAAATAAAACCCTATTTAAGAGTAAAATGGAACCTATGTCAAGGACATTTTAAATCTTAGATAGGGTTTTTTGTGAAATTTTACTAGCTACTTTACAGCTATTAATGCCATTTCTCTTATAACCTTGCATGCTACGGCTGTAGACATGCCACTTTGGTCGTAGTGAGGAGACAGCTCTACTGCATCCATGCCTACGATGTTATTAAGTCTTGAAAACTCTTTAAAAGCTCCTACAAGCTCTAAGAAGCTTATTCCCCCTGGCTCTATAGTTCCAGTGCCAGGAAAGATTGAAGGGTCTAATACGTCCAAATCTATAGTTATATAAACAGGCTTGTCTTTTAATTCATCAATAACTTCTTTTAAGCCATCTAATGAAAATGGATGCATATCCACGTGGTCTTTTGCCCAAGTAAATTCTTCCTTTGTTCCAGAGCGAATTCCAAACTGATGAATTCTTCCATCACCTAAAAAATCGTGACAACGTCTTAGAACTGTAGCGTGAGAAAGCTTTTGGCCCATGTAATCCTCTCTTAAATCAGCATGTGCGTCTAAGTGGATGATATGAAGGTCATTGTACTTTTCATATACGCTTTGTACGCTTCCTAGGGTAACTAAATGCTCTCCACCTATCATAAAAGGAATCTTACCTGTATTTACTATAGCCTTAGAATGCTCTTTTATCATATCTATGATTCTTTGAGGATTTCCAAAAGGGAAATCTAAATCTCCAGAATCAAACAGCATATAATCTTCTAAATCCTTGTTTAAGTAAGGACTGTAAGTTTCTAGTCCAAAGGAGTCGTTTCTCATGATGTTAGGAGCAAAACGAGTACCAGGTCTAAAAGATGTAGTACCGTCAAAAGGAGCCCCAAATAATACTATCTGAGACTCTTCAAATTCATTATCAAAACCTATAAAGGTAAAAATATTCTTATTCATTGTCTAGCATCTCCTGTACATAAGATGGAAGAGCAAAGCATCCTACATGAAGCTGAGGATTGTAGTATTTAGTCTTGATGCCAAGAGCGTTCCATTTATCAAAATCAACATCCTTAATAGGATCTAGCTTTTTAGATGCAAATCCAAATAACCAGTGTCCTGATGGATATGTAGGCATATGGAACTGATATACTTTTGAAATAGGGAAGATGTTTTTAATCTTTTTGTGAGCGCGCTTCATTTCATGAGAAAATTGGTCATAATATGGGCTTTCACTTTGATTTACAAGTATTCCGTTGTCTGAAAGTATATTAAAGCAATTTTGATAAAATTCAGTAGTAAATAAACCTTCTCCAGGTCCTATAGGGTCAGTGGAATCAACTAAAATAAGGTCGTATACTTCTTTAGTATCAGCTACAAAGCGAATACCATCTTCAAAATAAAGACTTACTCTAGGGTCATCTAGCTTAGATGCAGTGATAGGAAGATACTCCCTAGAAACATCTACAACTAGCTTATCTATTTCTACCATATCTATTTTTTCTATATGAGAATATCTAGTAAGCTCTCTAACTGTACCGCCATCGCCACCGCCTATAACAAGAACCTTCTTGATACTAGGGTTTGTAGCCATAGCAACATGTGTAATCATATCGTGATAGATGAATTCGTCTTTTTCAGTTACCATCATAAGACCATCAAGAGTAAGAAACTTACCAAACTCTTCACTTTCAAATACATCTACATCTTGAAATTCACTTTTTCCTGTATATAAATGCTGCTTTACTTTAATAGAAAAGCGCACCTCATCCGTTTGTTGCTCTGTGTACCATAACTCCATAATAAACCTCCTAAGATGCTATCTCTGAATCTGTTTGAGGCTTGAAATGAACCTCACCTAAATCTTCTTTAGCAAAAGCTTTGATTTTATCAACTGGTCCTCTAGGTACTTCGCTAGTTTCCCATTTCTCAGCTTTTAAAGAATTACTTAAGTATTCAAAGCCAATCCAAGGATTTACACTATCTCCGCAAGTAAATAGGTCTACAGCGGCATATCCAAATTCAGGCCAAGTATGAATAGTAAGGTGAGACTCCTGAATAATAACAGCACCGCTTACGCCCCATGGATTGAACGTATGAAACGCACTTTGCACGATAGTTGCATTAGAGCGAATAGCTGCTTCGTTCATATGTTTTTCAATTTCTGAATGGTTATTTAACACCTCTTTATCACAGTTATAAAATTCAACAAGAATATGTCTTCCTAGTTGTTCAATTTTCACACGTATCACTCCTTTATTTACAGAATAGTTTTGGTTTAATAGCAAAATTATAGTACGTATATTTTGCAGTATAATTAGTTTCATTTTGGTAAACTTAATATTTATCTATGGGGTGGTTTCGTATAGATAAACCTTAAGTTGAATTAAAATATGGTTTACTAAAAGTAAACTTTAAGTTTATTAATACTAAAACAAAATACAGCATTTTTGACTGCTTGTCAACACCTAAATCAAAAATAAAACAAAAAATTTACATATTAATTTATCAGAAAATTTCAAAAATGAAGACGTTGTAATTCTAATGAATTTTAGAGAATTGTCTTATAATTTTTAAACTAAATTATCCAACTTTTATGCAGATATTATGAAAAGGTTTTATATAAATTTCACTCATATATTTCGATATAAAAATAATGCTAAAAAATCAATATTTCGTTAAAAATTGAATATTAATTTTGATATTAATTTGAAAAAAATCAAAAAAAATAAAACTGCCAAAATTAAATTTTGACAGTTTTGTATAAATTTTATATATGAAATTAACGTCTTAAAACTAACTTTGAATTAACATTTCATAGTAAAGCTTAATCTCAAATAGCTATTGAAGACACGTTGTTGTGTTTTAATACCTTGATAAATTCGCCAGAAGGGTCGTGATTATCAGTAAGTACGCTTTTTTGAGTTTTAAGCACTTCGATATAATCGATTATTTCTTTTGTTATCCTCTCGCCAGGACTTAGTACTGGTATACCTGGAGGGTAAGCCATGATGTATTCTCCTGCGATTTCACCTACAGAATCAGCTAGAGGAAGAATTTTCTTTTGCATGTAAAACGCATCTCTAGGTATGATTACAACTTCAGGATTCTTTAGCGGTTTAACTTGACAGTCAAATTCAGGCTTTTTATATTTTACGCTTATATCCTTTAGTGCAGATACTAAAGCGCAAAGGGCTTCTTTTGTATCTCCAAGGCTTATGATAGCAAGCACATTGTTGATATCGCCTAGCTCCATTTGGATATTATATTCGTCTCTTAATATATCATATACCTCAAACCCTGTAAGCCCTATACCAGTTACATTGATGCTAAGCTTTGTTTCGTCAAAAGCATAAACACCATGAGCATCAATTAGCTCTGTAGAAAAAGCATAAAGACCTTCTATTTCATTTATTTCAGCTCTTGCACTTCTAGAAAGCTCTAGAGTATCTGTAAGCATCTTTTCTCCTCTTGTAGCTAGGATTTTTCTAGCTCCATCAAGACTTGCCATAAGTAGATAGGATGCACTTGTGCTTGTTGTGAGGTTAAGTATTGTTTTTACTCTGTCCTTATCTATGATGTCTCCTTTTAAAAGAAGAGCTGAGCTTTGAGTGAGAGAGCCTCCTGTTTTATGAAGACTTACTGCTGACATATCTGCTCCAGCTTCCATAGCGGACATAGGTAGTTCATCATGAAAATGAAGATGTGCTCCATGAGCTTCATCTACAAGTACTGCCATGTCATGTTTATGACATAGCTGGGTTATATCTTTTAGCGCCGAAGCTGCTCCATAGTAGGTAGGATTTATAAGAAAGACAGCTTTTGCATCAGGATGAAGAGCTATGGCTTCCTTTATTTTTTCAACAGTTACTCCCATTGCTATGCCAAGACGAGTATTCATCTCAGGCTGAACATATACAGGAGTAATGCCTCCTAATATAAGAGCATTTATTGCAGATTTATGAGCATTTCTAGGTAAGATTACCTTATCTCCTGCTTGGCAGGCACTCATAATCATAGCTTGTACTCCAGAAGAAGTACCGTTTGTAAGGAAAAAAGCATGGTCAGCGTCGTATGCATCTGCCATAAGCTGCTGAGCTTCTTTTATTACACCTACTGGATTACCTATATTATCTAGGCATTTCATAGAGTTGACATCTATCCTCATGACTTTTTCACCGAAGAAGTCCACCAACTCCTTGGTTCCTCGCCCGTGCTTGTGGCCGGGCACGTCAAAAGGCACAACGTCTCTTTGATCATACTGCATCATCGCTTCGATAAGTGGCAGTATTTCATGGTTTTGTTTCATAGTATCACTCCTTTATTTTGAAATAAAAAAAGTAATACTGCAAAAATGTACTATGGTTTCAATTCTATCAAAAAATTTTGAAATGTAAAGTAAAATTTTATTTATTTATGTTAAACTTTTTAATTCATTTATAATTATAAGTATTTACAGTAAAATAAAACTTAAAGACAATAAAGGAGGATTTGCTATGGAAAATACTGCTTATCCAAATCTACAGATTGATTTAAAGAAAATATATCAAAATGCAAAAAATCTAGTAAGCTTTGCTAATACTAATGGTATAAACATCACTGGAGTAGTAAAAGGAAGCGATTCCTCTAAAGAGGTAGCTAAAGAGTTCATAAAAGCAGGATGCATGGGCATAGCTGATTCAAGAATAGAAAAGCTAGCAAAATTAAAAGAAGAGGGTATAAAGGAAGATATGATGCTCCTTAGAGTACCTATGCTTTGCGAAGTAGAGCAGGTAGTAAGATACTCGGAAATAAGTTTAAACTCAGAAATAGTAGTTTTAGAAGCACTTAATATAGAAGCAAACAATCAAAACAAAATTCATAAAGTAATATTAATGGCTGATTTAGGAGACCTAAGAGAAGGTTATATTGATGAAGAAGAGCTAATAAAAACAGCTCTACATATAGAAACTAAGCTAGATAACCTTCATATGTATGGAGTAGGAACTAATCTTGGTTGTTTTGGAGCAATCTGCCCTGATGAATCGAATCTAGGAAAATTAGTTCAGATAAGTGAAAAGATTTCAGCGCTTATAGGAAGAAAGCTAGAAATAGTATCAGGAGGAGCTACAACTTCATTGCCACTACTATTTGATTCTAAGATGCCAAAAGGAATAAATCATCTTAGAGTAGGAGAGGCTATGCTTTTAGCTAGAGATTTAATAGATTTATGGGGTTATTCTATGGAAGGCTATCACACTGATACTTTTGTCCTTGAGGCACAGGTGATAGAGGTAAAGGAGAAGCCCTCACATCCTATTGGAAGGATATTTGTAGATGCTTTTGGAAATACGCCAGAGTATGAAGACAAGGGAATAAGAAAAAGAGCTCTTATAGCTCTAGGAAAAAAAGATATAGGGCATCACGACAGCCTGATTCCTAAATTAAAAGGAATAACAGTAGAAGGAAGCAGTAGTGACCATGTAATTCTAGATGTAACTGATGCAGTAGAGGAGATTCACGTAGGAGATATAATAGAGTTTGAACTTTATTATCAGGCTATGCTTTATCTTACAGCTTCGACTTCAGTTAAAAAAGTATATTTGTATTAAGCTGAGATTTTTATATCCTCAGTCTTATCTACTTGTGTAAAGTATATAGAGCTTACAAATGAAGTAAGTGGAGATACTAGTACTAGTCCTATACAGCCTACAAAGGTATGAAGCACTTCAGCGGCTATAGGTTTTGAGTTAAATATAGTTATGATATTTGTTCCTTGTGCCATATAGACCATCATTACAGAGATGTAGCTACCCATGTATGCAAGGAGCAGTGTTGTAGTTTGGCTTCCAACTACTGATTTTCCTATACGAATACCTGAATCAAATAAACTCTTGCGAGAAACTTTTGGGTGATTGATTTGGATTTCTTCGAGAGCAGAGGATATATCTATAGCTAAATCAAGTATAGCTCCAGAGCTAGCTAAATAGATTCCACCGTATAGAATTCCTGTAAGGTCTAGATTTTTGAATCCCGCATATATAAGAGATTCGCTCCACTGCATTACAGCACCATTTATCTCGAAAATATGACCAAAGGCTAGGGCGGTTATTGCAGTTATAAATGAGCAGGATATAGAGCTTATAATTGCGGCATAAGACTTTTTAGTAAAGCCTCCTACTAATAGTAGAGTAGTTATAGTAAGTGCATTTCCAACAAAAAGAGAAACTAAAATAGGAGAATATCCTTTTAGCATAAGCGGAATGAGAATCTTCCATATGCTAAGAAGGGCAAACAAAAAGCTAAGTAAAGTACGTACACCAGTAAAAC
This is a stretch of genomic DNA from Acetoanaerobium sticklandii. It encodes these proteins:
- the speB gene encoding agmatinase, with product MNKNIFTFIGFDNEFEESQIVLFGAPFDGTTSFRPGTRFAPNIMRNDSFGLETYSPYLNKDLEDYMLFDSGDLDFPFGNPQRIIDMIKEHSKAIVNTGKIPFMIGGEHLVTLGSVQSVYEKYNDLHIIHLDAHADLREDYMGQKLSHATVLRRCHDFLGDGRIHQFGIRSGTKEEFTWAKDHVDMHPFSLDGLKEVIDELKDKPVYITIDLDVLDPSIFPGTGTIEPGGISFLELVGAFKEFSRLNNIVGMDAVELSPHYDQSGMSTAVACKVIREMALIAVK
- a CDS encoding alanine racemase yields the protein MENTAYPNLQIDLKKIYQNAKNLVSFANTNGINITGVVKGSDSSKEVAKEFIKAGCMGIADSRIEKLAKLKEEGIKEDMMLLRVPMLCEVEQVVRYSEISLNSEIVVLEALNIEANNQNKIHKVILMADLGDLREGYIDEEELIKTALHIETKLDNLHMYGVGTNLGCFGAICPDESNLGKLVQISEKISALIGRKLEIVSGGATTSLPLLFDSKMPKGINHLRVGEAMLLARDLIDLWGYSMEGYHTDTFVLEAQVIEVKEKPSHPIGRIFVDAFGNTPEYEDKGIRKRALIALGKKDIGHHDSLIPKLKGITVEGSSSDHVILDVTDAVEEIHVGDIIEFELYYQAMLYLTASTSVKKVYLY
- a CDS encoding glycine betaine ABC transporter substrate-binding protein — translated: MVRVNMFSKRLSMLFGLIMVVLLILSGCTSGTNESQNKIRVGSKDFTEQLILGQITLLALEDAGFEVEDKTNVAGSEQVRSALENDEIDVYWEYTGTGWLMHLQKDEVITNSQEAYEKVKSEDKEANDIVWLDYASLNNTYTIMMNKDDSEKLNIKSISDMANYVNENPGQLSFAADHEFTARPDGLPALEDEYGFAFDGDSLKVMDIGIVYRTLKDRQVDSGMGFATDGRIAAFDFVNLEDDMEFFPVYNAAATLRAETLEKHPELADVLNKITEKLDNETMIKMNYQVDIEEKEPKEVAKNWLEEEGLINK
- a CDS encoding ABC transporter permease, with the translated sequence MMSKMKIRSADIRQFALMTIIVVILAMLSYYVVNYPQDKIVERFISYERILRATKEHIYIVAISSVLSIFTAVPLGILITRTNFKKFANKVLGVVNIGQTIPSLAIVALFVGVFGIGAKTAILALWIYSLLPILRNTMVGILNLDESVLEAARGMGMTQFRILNKIELPLAMPIILAGIRTAITINIGTAVLAAFVGGGGLGDLIISGNNINRWQIRVLGASFPALLAIFVDTMFAFIEEKTAV
- the speD gene encoding adenosylmethionine decarboxylase, with the translated sequence MKIEQLGRHILVEFYNCDKEVLNNHSEIEKHMNEAAIRSNATIVQSAFHTFNPWGVSGAVIIQESHLTIHTWPEFGYAAVDLFTCGDSVNPWIGFEYLSNSLKAEKWETSEVPRGPVDKIKAFAKEDLGEVHFKPQTDSEIAS
- a CDS encoding YibE/F family protein, coding for MDKLSTSFKKSKKEILFSALFFIIIAILIFIPTGFEKNIYVNAEGVRAKIIDVDNTSIYNTGMINQGEQTATIKILSGNHKGKEIQGTNMLTGKLEFDKFFEPGDTAWALIEQDSSEKIIFANLIDHYRIGNEILLVSVFAVLLIVFSGFTGVRTLLSFLFALLSIWKILIPLMLKGYSPILVSLFVGNALTITTLLLVGGFTKKSYAAIISSISCSFITAITALAFGHIFEINGAVMQWSESLIYAGFKNLDLTGILYGGIYLASSGAILDLAIDISSALEEIQINHPKVSRKSLFDSGIRIGKSVVGSQTTTLLLAYMGSYISVMMVYMAQGTNIITIFNSKPIAAEVLHTFVGCIGLVLVSPLTSFVSSIYFTQVDKTEDIKISA
- a CDS encoding aminotransferase class I/II-fold pyridoxal phosphate-dependent enzyme yields the protein MKQNHEILPLIEAMMQYDQRDVVPFDVPGHKHGRGTKELVDFFGEKVMRIDVNSMKCLDNIGNPVGVIKEAQQLMADAYDADHAFFLTNGTSSGVQAMIMSACQAGDKVILPRNAHKSAINALILGGITPVYVQPEMNTRLGIAMGVTVEKIKEAIALHPDAKAVFLINPTYYGAASALKDITQLCHKHDMAVLVDEAHGAHLHFHDELPMSAMEAGADMSAVSLHKTGGSLTQSSALLLKGDIIDKDRVKTILNLTTSTSASYLLMASLDGARKILATRGEKMLTDTLELSRSARAEINEIEGLYAFSTELIDAHGVYAFDETKLSINVTGIGLTGFEVYDILRDEYNIQMELGDINNVLAIISLGDTKEALCALVSALKDISVKYKKPEFDCQVKPLKNPEVVIIPRDAFYMQKKILPLADSVGEIAGEYIMAYPPGIPVLSPGERITKEIIDYIEVLKTQKSVLTDNHDPSGEFIKVLKHNNVSSIAI
- a CDS encoding betaine/proline/choline family ABC transporter ATP-binding protein (Members of the family are the ATP-binding subunit of ABC transporters for substrates such as betaine, L-proline or other amino acids, choline, carnitine, etc. The substrate specificity is best determined from the substrate-binding subunit, rather than this subunit, as it interacts with the permease subunit and not with substrate directly.); this translates as MIRFENVVKKYNELDKMAVDNLNLHIKKGEICMLLGPSGCGKTTTMKMINKLIKSTSGNIYIDDKNIDKVDPIKLRLSIGYVIQGTGLFPHMTIGENIAMVPKELGWDKARIDARIDELLELMELDPKVYKDKRPKDLSGGQRQRVGVARALAADPPVMLMDEPFGALDPITRGKLQDEFLRVQEKLGKTIVFVTHDIDEAIKMGDKIAIMKEGKLVQYASPAEILSQPADDFVAELIGGNGAIKMMNLIKCKDVLRKLPNIDIESESILALNLMKEQGVRNIIVKDKNHKILGYVRYKDAFKNQNASLADILNEIGETVSPGTTLKEALSLMFSMGRKAIFISKEKGSIDGIITMDDLLKAVNDDEQDEDTLS
- the speE gene encoding polyamine aminopropyltransferase — encoded protein: MELWYTEQQTDEVRFSIKVKQHLYTGKSEFQDVDVFESEEFGKFLTLDGLMMVTEKDEFIYHDMITHVAMATNPSIKKVLVIGGGDGGTVRELTRYSHIEKIDMVEIDKLVVDVSREYLPITASKLDDPRVSLYFEDGIRFVADTKEVYDLILVDSTDPIGPGEGLFTTEFYQNCFNILSDNGILVNQSESPYYDQFSHEMKRAHKKIKNIFPISKVYQFHMPTYPSGHWLFGFASKKLDPIKDVDFDKWNALGIKTKYYNPQLHVGCFALPSYVQEMLDNE